One region of Culex pipiens pallens isolate TS chromosome 2, TS_CPP_V2, whole genome shotgun sequence genomic DNA includes:
- the LOC120422390 gene encoding protein timeless isoform X5 yields MEWLLANPQINSTFGSLGAVVDEVYLVSEDCLVNLEEIIGKLAVEDTTLRTFRRAIGFGQNVKNDIVPLLVHAKDSKILDPTIRLLVNLTVPAECLLPVDLVSKSEIGRHTIFELNKLLITSKEAFVDWKTTKAVIDYMKSILEKDSKLSVQNCDSINNCLLLLRNILHVPEVNTPGETKPAHSTSLQNQILWNLFTQSVDKLLIYLMSCPQRAFWAVTMAQLVALMYKDQHISTLQKLLSFWFESTLSESSEDNESNTSPPQQCSGDSSPMLTSDPTSDSSDNGSSKMNTSISKDPSEAEQVSRMGTEFPTQIIVARAIKSHQIYHQTMGTTCAAKHPTQPAHPHDPKAPLVTTNSPPGVENSTVSPKLPSDLHAFQSPFQVQPKLATSTSSPTGAPASKVDTSPKTSPSPPTTPSPAISCKDLSDDPKSPSSGQESTGPSSTTGIKNQASLSETSDCGYGTQAEKESISTSSNEDDVPNQKPQHQKPPPNQKQRFNAANKQRNPAAVPDKKELRRKKLVKRSKSNIITMKGLIHHVPTDDDISNILKEFTVDFLLKGYGFLVQELHAQLLSDLVQIDTSHFFWLVTYFLKFASQLELDIEHVNTVLSYDIVSYLTYEGVMLCEQLEQLTRVAQNDIKPCLRRIHLVVTAIREFLQALETYKKSSHLTKEDRELLKTLQLQIGSTDDLKCLFVLLLRCYNPSLQSKQYLQDLIVTNHSLLLLLDGIRDIPGANVTDMLSHIRQFATVEIMHQYGLMLEDFRENGAFVNDCIFTMMHHVGGDLGLMNVLFQPNILKTFSLIWETEYEICDDWSDLIEYVIHKFINTPQPSPLTLTSTLPDLSSQLLSSNLMSTWTQEDKDSLQWYYVQCKQSKCMVADILRLFEENGNQQKTRVSIIEQLWEQDIVTLSQYDELMKLENPDYERNVQTPGFSVASAKSEKMDDDNRPSSKAVDDIQVLRDRLFKENKGKLVVWLQKSLLDCCFVKLNLLSGTVVVMEPVPYHCILQKKSIPIVPWNLEQFNVLSYQPFVLLLHKLGFHLPADARKMFVRIPEFWTAEILYNIALKLGPLEKSIIKFDLKHLNKALSMEKQTKSEPFPVSDGVIKPDIYGTLARSNKSNPVRSGYTPDVTTNWLQVVMRNKAAAESASSTRAMEIPVTPQVIVSTGAALHPSNGNTGGGKPASHPKLAHDLSIIVEAASNDELPVGEEDDDDELDRSDGPALAGHDVVSDCETASVASDLTRMYVSDEEDKHDIVPQIL; encoded by the exons ATGGAATGGTTGCTAGCGAATCCGCAGATTAACAGCACTTTTGGTTCGCTCGGTGCGGTCGTGGATGAAGTGTACCTGGTGAGTGAGGACTGTCTAGTGAATCTGGAGGAAATCATCGGCAAATTGGCCGTCGAAGATACTACGCTGAGAACATTCCGAAGGGCGATTGGGTTTGGTCAGAATGTTAAGAACGATATTGTCCCGTTGTTGGTTCATGCCAAGGATTCTAAGATTCTCGATCCGACAATTCGGTTACTGGTGAATCTGACCGTGCCGGCGGAATGCTTACTTCCGGTGGATTTGGTCTCCAAGTCGGAAATTGGACGGCACACCATTTTCGAGTTGAACAAACTGCTCATAACCAGCAAGGAAGCGTTTGTCGACTGGAAAACAACCAAGGCAGTTATCGATTATATGAAGTCCATCCTCGAGAAGGACAGCAAGCTATCGGTACAGAATTGCGACAGTATTAACAATTGTTTGTTGCTATTACGGAACATTCTGCATGTTCCTGAGGTGAACACGCCTGGCGAAACGAAGCCAGCTCACAGTACATCGTTGCAAAATCAGATACTATGGAACTTGTTTACGCAAAGCGTGGACAAGCTGTTGATCTACCTGATGTCTTGTCCTCAGCGGGCATTCTGGGCCGTTACGATGGCTCAGTTGGTGGCCCTGATGTACAAAGATCAGCACATCAGCACCCTCCAAAAGCTGCTCAGCTTTTGGTTCGAATCTACCCTGTCCGAAAGCTCCGAAGACAACGAGAGCAACACTTCGCCACCACAGCAGTGCAGTGGAGATTCTAGTCCCATGCTGACGTCGGACCCGACTTCGGACTCATCCGATAATG GAAGTTCCAAAATGAACACCTCCATTAGCAAGGATCCGAGTGAGGCCGAGCAGGTTTCCCGAATGGGGACCGAGTTTCCGACGCAGATCATCGTGGCACGAGCCATCAAATCGCATCAGATATACCATCAAACGATGGGAACCACCTGCGCAGCTAAGCATCCAACACAACCAGCCCATCCGCATGATCCCAAGGCTCCGCTGGTGACGACCAATTCTCCTCCGGGTGTCGAGAACTCTACTGTAAGTCCCAAATTACCCAGCGATTTACACGCTTTTCAATCCCCCTTTCAGGTGCAGCCAAAACTCGCTACTTCAACCTCGTCTCCTACCGGTGCTCCGGCATCCAAAGTGGACACATCCCCAAAAACCTCCCCCAGTCCTCCCACTACTCCTTCGCCGGCTATCTCTTGCAAAGATTTATCCGACGACCCCAAATCCCCTTCGTCCGGCCAAGAAAGCACCGGACCGTCCTCTACCACCGGCATCAAAAACCAAGCCTCCCTGTCGGAAACCTCCGACTGTGGCTACGGAACGCAAGCCGAAAAGGAATCCATCTCGACGTCCAGCAACGAAGACGATGTTCCCAACCAGAAGCCGCAGCACCAGAAACCTCCACCGAACCAGAAGCAGCGCTTCAACGCGGCCAACAAGCAACGCAACCCGGCCGCCGTTCCAGACAAGAAGGAACTCCGCCGCAAGAAGCTGGTCAAGCGAAGCAAGAGCAACAT AATCACCATGAAGGGACTGATACATCACGTCCCAACCGACGACGACATCTCCAACATATTGAAGGAGTTCACCGTCGACTTCCTGCTCAAAGGGTACGGCTTCCTGGTACAGGAACTCCACGCACAATTACTCTCTGACCTG GTGCAAATTGACACGTCGCACTTTTTCTGGCTGGTAACGTACTTCCTCAAGTTTGCCTCCCAGCTGGAGCTGGACATCGAGCACGTGAACACCGTGCTGTCGTACGACATCGTCTCGTACCTGACGTACGAGGGGGTGATGCTGTGCGAGCAGCTCGAGCAGCTGACGCGCGTTGCCCAGAACGACATCAAGCCCTGCCTGCGGCGGATTCATTTG GTCGTAACGGCAATCCGCGAGTTTCTGCAGGCCCTTGAAACCTACAAGAAGAGTTCCCACTTGACCAAG GAGGACCGGGAGTTGCTCAAAACGTTGCAGCTCCAGATCGGCAGCACGGACGATTTGAAGTGTTTGTTTGTGCTGCTGTTGCGCTGCTACAACCCGAGTTTGCAGAGCAAACAGTACCTGCAGGACCTGATTGTGACGAACCAcagtttgctgctgctgctggatggAATCCGGGACATTCCGGGCGCCAACGTGACGGACATGCTGTCCCACATTAGACA GTTTGCAACGGTTGAGATTATGCACCAGTACGGACTGATGCTGGAGGATTTCCGAGAAAACGGGGCGTTTGTGAACGATTGCATTTTCACCATGATGCACCACGTGGGTGGTGATTTGGGACTTATGAACGTGCTGTTCCAGCCGAAtatattgaaaacattttcacTGATATGGGAAACTGAGTACGAGATATGTGAT GATTGGTCGGATTTGATTGAGTACGTCATCCACAAGTTCATCAACACGCCACAACCAAGCCCGCTAACGCTGACGAGCACGCTGCCAGACCTGAGCTCACAACTGCTGTCGAGTAATCTGATGAGCACGTGGACTCAGGAGGATAAGGATTCGCTCCAGTGGTACTACGTTCAGTGCAAGCAGAGCAAGTGTATGGTTGCCGATATCCTGCGACTGTTTGAGGAGAACGGAAACCAGCAAAAGACTCGGGTATCGATTATCGAGCAGCTGTGGGAGCAGGACATTGTCACGTTGTCCCAGTACGATGAGCTGATGAAGCTGGAGAACCCGGACTACGAGCGGAACGTGCAAACGCCGGGCTTTTCTGTGGCCTCGGCCAAGTCGGAAAAAATGGACGACGATAACCGACCGTCATCCAAGGCGGTTGATGACATACAG GTACTGCGCGATCGATTGTTTAAGGAGAACAAAGGAAAGCTGGTTGTTTGGTTGCAAAAAAGTTTGCTTGACTGCTGTTTCGTGAAGCTCAACCTGCTCAGTGGAACCGTCGTGGTCATGGAACCAGTCCCCTATCATTGCATTT TGCAAAAGAAATCCATCCCCATCGTCCCCTGGAACCTGGAGCAGTTCAACGTGCTCTCGTATCAACCGTTCGTCCTGCTGCTACACAAGCTGGGATTCCACCTGCCGGCCGACGCTCGCAAGATGTTCGTCCGGATCCCCGAGTTCTGGACCGCTGAAATACTGTACAACATTGCCCTGAAGCTGGGACCGCTGGAAAAAT CCATCATCAAGTTCGACCTGAAGCACCTGAACAAGGCCCTCTCGATGGAGAAGCAAACCAAGAGCGAACCCTTCCCCGTGTCGGACGGCGTCATCAAGCCCGACATTTACGGCACCCTTGCAAGGTCGAATAAGTCAAATCCTGTTCGcag TGGATACACGCCGGATGTCACCACCAACTGGTTGCAGGTCGTGATGAGGAACAAGGCTGCGGCCGAAAGCGCCAG CAGCACACGAGCGATGGAAATTCCGGTGACGCCGCAGGTAATCGTGTCCACCGGCGCCGCCCTCCACCCCTCCAACGGAAACACTGGAGGAGGAAAACCCGCGTCCCACCCTAAGCTGGCACACGACCTGTCCATCATCGTTGAGGCGGCGTCCAACGACGAACTGCCCGTGGGAgaggaagacgacgacgacgagttggATCGGTCCGATGGTCCCGCCCTGGCCGGGCATGACGTCGTCAG TGACTGTGAAACAGCATCAGTCGCCTCCGACCTTACCAGGATGTACGTCAGCGACGAGGAGGACAAGCACGACATCGTGCCGCAAATCCTGTAA
- the LOC120422390 gene encoding protein timeless isoform X4: protein MEWLLANPQINSTFGSLGAVVDEVYLVSEDCLVNLEEIIGKLAVEDTTLRTFRRAIGFGQNVKNDIVPLLVHAKDSKILDPTIRLLVNLTVPAECLLPVDLVSKSEIGRHTIFELNKLLITSKEAFVDWKTTKAVIDYMKSILEKDSKLSVQNCDSINNCLLLLRNILHVPEVNTPGETKPAHSTSLQNQILWNLFTQSVDKLLIYLMSCPQRAFWAVTMAQLVALMYKDQHISTLQKLLSFWFESTLSESSEDNESNTSPPQQCSGDSSPMLTSDPTSDSSDNGSSKMNTSISKDPSEAEQVSRMGTEFPTQIIVARAIKSHQIYHQTMGTTCAAKHPTQPAHPHDPKAPLVTTNSPPGVENSTVSPKLPSDLHAFQSPFQVQPKLATSTSSPTGAPASKVDTSPKTSPSPPTTPSPAISCKDLSDDPKSPSSGQESTGPSSTTGIKNQASLSETSDCGYGTQAEKESISTSSNEDDVPNQKPQHQKPPPNQKQRFNAANKQRNPAAVPDKKELRRKKLVKRSKSNIITMKGLIHHVPTDDDISNILKEFTVDFLLKGYGFLVQELHAQLLSDLVQIDTSHFFWLVTYFLKFASQLELDIEHVNTVLSYDIVSYLTYEGVMLCEQLEQLTRVAQNDIKPCLRRIHLVVTAIREFLQALETYKKSSHLTKEDRELLKTLQLQIGSTDDLKCLFVLLLRCYNPSLQSKQYLQDLIVTNHSLLLLLDGIRDIPGANVTDMLSHIRQFATVEIMHQYGLMLEDFRENGAFVNDCIFTMMHHVGGDLGLMNVLFQPNILKTFSLIWETEYEICDFIHMNQDWSDLIEYVIHKFINTPQPSPLTLTSTLPDLSSQLLSSNLMSTWTQEDKDSLQWYYVQCKQSKCMVADILRLFEENGNQQKTRVSIIEQLWEQDIVTLSQYDELMKLENPDYERNVQTPGFSVASAKSEKMDDDNRPSSKAVDDIQVLRDRLFKENKGKLVVWLQKSLLDCCFVKLNLLSGTVVVMEPVPYHCILQKKSIPIVPWNLEQFNVLSYQPFVLLLHKLGFHLPADARKMFVRIPEFWTAEILYNIALKLGPLEKSIIKFDLKHLNKALSMEKQTKSEPFPVSDGVIKPDIYGTLARSNKSNPVRSGYTPDVTTNWLQVVMRNKAAAESASSTRAMEIPVTPQVIVSTGAALHPSNGNTGGGKPASHPKLAHDLSIIVEAASNDELPVGEEDDDDELDRSDGPALAGHDVVSDCETASVASDLTRMYVSDEEDKHDIVPQIL, encoded by the exons ATGGAATGGTTGCTAGCGAATCCGCAGATTAACAGCACTTTTGGTTCGCTCGGTGCGGTCGTGGATGAAGTGTACCTGGTGAGTGAGGACTGTCTAGTGAATCTGGAGGAAATCATCGGCAAATTGGCCGTCGAAGATACTACGCTGAGAACATTCCGAAGGGCGATTGGGTTTGGTCAGAATGTTAAGAACGATATTGTCCCGTTGTTGGTTCATGCCAAGGATTCTAAGATTCTCGATCCGACAATTCGGTTACTGGTGAATCTGACCGTGCCGGCGGAATGCTTACTTCCGGTGGATTTGGTCTCCAAGTCGGAAATTGGACGGCACACCATTTTCGAGTTGAACAAACTGCTCATAACCAGCAAGGAAGCGTTTGTCGACTGGAAAACAACCAAGGCAGTTATCGATTATATGAAGTCCATCCTCGAGAAGGACAGCAAGCTATCGGTACAGAATTGCGACAGTATTAACAATTGTTTGTTGCTATTACGGAACATTCTGCATGTTCCTGAGGTGAACACGCCTGGCGAAACGAAGCCAGCTCACAGTACATCGTTGCAAAATCAGATACTATGGAACTTGTTTACGCAAAGCGTGGACAAGCTGTTGATCTACCTGATGTCTTGTCCTCAGCGGGCATTCTGGGCCGTTACGATGGCTCAGTTGGTGGCCCTGATGTACAAAGATCAGCACATCAGCACCCTCCAAAAGCTGCTCAGCTTTTGGTTCGAATCTACCCTGTCCGAAAGCTCCGAAGACAACGAGAGCAACACTTCGCCACCACAGCAGTGCAGTGGAGATTCTAGTCCCATGCTGACGTCGGACCCGACTTCGGACTCATCCGATAATG GAAGTTCCAAAATGAACACCTCCATTAGCAAGGATCCGAGTGAGGCCGAGCAGGTTTCCCGAATGGGGACCGAGTTTCCGACGCAGATCATCGTGGCACGAGCCATCAAATCGCATCAGATATACCATCAAACGATGGGAACCACCTGCGCAGCTAAGCATCCAACACAACCAGCCCATCCGCATGATCCCAAGGCTCCGCTGGTGACGACCAATTCTCCTCCGGGTGTCGAGAACTCTACTGTAAGTCCCAAATTACCCAGCGATTTACACGCTTTTCAATCCCCCTTTCAGGTGCAGCCAAAACTCGCTACTTCAACCTCGTCTCCTACCGGTGCTCCGGCATCCAAAGTGGACACATCCCCAAAAACCTCCCCCAGTCCTCCCACTACTCCTTCGCCGGCTATCTCTTGCAAAGATTTATCCGACGACCCCAAATCCCCTTCGTCCGGCCAAGAAAGCACCGGACCGTCCTCTACCACCGGCATCAAAAACCAAGCCTCCCTGTCGGAAACCTCCGACTGTGGCTACGGAACGCAAGCCGAAAAGGAATCCATCTCGACGTCCAGCAACGAAGACGATGTTCCCAACCAGAAGCCGCAGCACCAGAAACCTCCACCGAACCAGAAGCAGCGCTTCAACGCGGCCAACAAGCAACGCAACCCGGCCGCCGTTCCAGACAAGAAGGAACTCCGCCGCAAGAAGCTGGTCAAGCGAAGCAAGAGCAACAT AATCACCATGAAGGGACTGATACATCACGTCCCAACCGACGACGACATCTCCAACATATTGAAGGAGTTCACCGTCGACTTCCTGCTCAAAGGGTACGGCTTCCTGGTACAGGAACTCCACGCACAATTACTCTCTGACCTG GTGCAAATTGACACGTCGCACTTTTTCTGGCTGGTAACGTACTTCCTCAAGTTTGCCTCCCAGCTGGAGCTGGACATCGAGCACGTGAACACCGTGCTGTCGTACGACATCGTCTCGTACCTGACGTACGAGGGGGTGATGCTGTGCGAGCAGCTCGAGCAGCTGACGCGCGTTGCCCAGAACGACATCAAGCCCTGCCTGCGGCGGATTCATTTG GTCGTAACGGCAATCCGCGAGTTTCTGCAGGCCCTTGAAACCTACAAGAAGAGTTCCCACTTGACCAAG GAGGACCGGGAGTTGCTCAAAACGTTGCAGCTCCAGATCGGCAGCACGGACGATTTGAAGTGTTTGTTTGTGCTGCTGTTGCGCTGCTACAACCCGAGTTTGCAGAGCAAACAGTACCTGCAGGACCTGATTGTGACGAACCAcagtttgctgctgctgctggatggAATCCGGGACATTCCGGGCGCCAACGTGACGGACATGCTGTCCCACATTAGACA GTTTGCAACGGTTGAGATTATGCACCAGTACGGACTGATGCTGGAGGATTTCCGAGAAAACGGGGCGTTTGTGAACGATTGCATTTTCACCATGATGCACCACGTGGGTGGTGATTTGGGACTTATGAACGTGCTGTTCCAGCCGAAtatattgaaaacattttcacTGATATGGGAAACTGAGTACGAGATATGTGAT TTTATTCACATGAACCAGGATTGGTCGGATTTGATTGAGTACGTCATCCACAAGTTCATCAACACGCCACAACCAAGCCCGCTAACGCTGACGAGCACGCTGCCAGACCTGAGCTCACAACTGCTGTCGAGTAATCTGATGAGCACGTGGACTCAGGAGGATAAGGATTCGCTCCAGTGGTACTACGTTCAGTGCAAGCAGAGCAAGTGTATGGTTGCCGATATCCTGCGACTGTTTGAGGAGAACGGAAACCAGCAAAAGACTCGGGTATCGATTATCGAGCAGCTGTGGGAGCAGGACATTGTCACGTTGTCCCAGTACGATGAGCTGATGAAGCTGGAGAACCCGGACTACGAGCGGAACGTGCAAACGCCGGGCTTTTCTGTGGCCTCGGCCAAGTCGGAAAAAATGGACGACGATAACCGACCGTCATCCAAGGCGGTTGATGACATACAG GTACTGCGCGATCGATTGTTTAAGGAGAACAAAGGAAAGCTGGTTGTTTGGTTGCAAAAAAGTTTGCTTGACTGCTGTTTCGTGAAGCTCAACCTGCTCAGTGGAACCGTCGTGGTCATGGAACCAGTCCCCTATCATTGCATTT TGCAAAAGAAATCCATCCCCATCGTCCCCTGGAACCTGGAGCAGTTCAACGTGCTCTCGTATCAACCGTTCGTCCTGCTGCTACACAAGCTGGGATTCCACCTGCCGGCCGACGCTCGCAAGATGTTCGTCCGGATCCCCGAGTTCTGGACCGCTGAAATACTGTACAACATTGCCCTGAAGCTGGGACCGCTGGAAAAAT CCATCATCAAGTTCGACCTGAAGCACCTGAACAAGGCCCTCTCGATGGAGAAGCAAACCAAGAGCGAACCCTTCCCCGTGTCGGACGGCGTCATCAAGCCCGACATTTACGGCACCCTTGCAAGGTCGAATAAGTCAAATCCTGTTCGcag TGGATACACGCCGGATGTCACCACCAACTGGTTGCAGGTCGTGATGAGGAACAAGGCTGCGGCCGAAAGCGCCAG CAGCACACGAGCGATGGAAATTCCGGTGACGCCGCAGGTAATCGTGTCCACCGGCGCCGCCCTCCACCCCTCCAACGGAAACACTGGAGGAGGAAAACCCGCGTCCCACCCTAAGCTGGCACACGACCTGTCCATCATCGTTGAGGCGGCGTCCAACGACGAACTGCCCGTGGGAgaggaagacgacgacgacgagttggATCGGTCCGATGGTCCCGCCCTGGCCGGGCATGACGTCGTCAG TGACTGTGAAACAGCATCAGTCGCCTCCGACCTTACCAGGATGTACGTCAGCGACGAGGAGGACAAGCACGACATCGTGCCGCAAATCCTGTAA